The DNA segment AGAATATCCGCGATATGCTTCGAGATCAGCCAATGTACAGGTTACTCATGATTACGTTCATTTCATATGCTATTGTAATGGTACAATTTTATCTGTTTGTCAGCTTACACAGTTCTGTTTCTTTGGTGGTGATCTTTCTGGTTGTGCCTATTATGATGCTGTCGAGCGCTGTTCCGTTCACGATTAGCGGGCTGGGAATCCGTGAGGCGGCGGGAATGGTCCTGCTTGCTACGTTTGGTATTCCCTACTATGTAGCGATCCAAGCTTCGCTTCTGTTGTTTTTGTTTGATTCTGTCTTTCCGGCGTGCATTGGCGCAGTTATCTTTTTGAGAGGAAAAAATCATGAGCAAGCCGTATGATTCGAAAAAATACAGATCAAAAAACCTTGTGGCCCAGGCCTTGTTGTTTAATTTTGAAACTAAATTAATCAAACTTATCGAGTCGGTCTCAGTAAAAACACTGCTCGATGCGGGCTGCGGGGAAGGATATTTATTGCGTGTTCTCCATGAAAGATTATTAGCTCCTCCCGAGCTTAACGGATTCGAGCTTGTGCCGGAATTGCTTGAACAAGCGAAAATAAAACTTCCGGCGGCTCAGCTATGGGAAGATAATATCTACGCTTCTACCTGCAAGGATGAGGCCTATGAGCTGGTAGTATGTACCGAAGTGCTCGAACATCTTGAAGATCCGGGAAAGGCCTTGTCGGAGTTGTTCCGTATTTCCAGCCGTTATGTGATCGTGAGTGTTCCTCACGAACCTTTTTTCCGATTGTCTTCTCTGTTGAGAGGAAAATACCTTAAGCAGTTTGGGAACCATCCCGGGCATATCCAGTTATGGGGACGGTCCGGGTTCCTCGATCTAGTAAAGGCGTACGGTACCGTTGTTGCTATAGCTTCACCGTTTCCCTGGACTATGGTGTTGGCTGAGAAATCTCAGTTGGAGTTGAAATGAAATTATTTGCAGATAAATATAATCGTATATTTATGGCGTTATTCGTCGCTTATGTCTTGATTTTCACGGTGTTATCTTTTTTACGGTTTGATACTCATAAGACGTACTTGAATGATCTGGGGAATATGGACCAGGCAGTTTGGTCTACCCTGCATGGTAAGTTTTTACATCAGTCTAATACCGCTGACGGACTTCTTTTAACACGGTTTAATGAACATTTTGATCCTGTTTTGCTCGTTTTTGTACCTTTTTATTTTATCTGGGCTTCTCCCCTCTGGTTGCTGTTTTTCCAGACCCTGGCGATTGCTGTTGGTGCAATTCCGCTCTACCTGTTAGCGAAGAAGCGATTATCCCCTTTTTTTGCAGTCCTTTTGACGGCTTGTTATTTTTTGTATCCGGCATTAGAGAATGCGAACCTTTATGATTTTCATCCGATAGTGCTTGCAGTCCCGGTCATATCTTTTATGATCTGGGCGATAATTGAAGAACGGATGAAACTGTTCTGGATACTAGCCATTCTATTATTGCTCATAAAGGAAGAGATGCCGCTAACCCTTGTCGGCATGGGGATGTATCTGCTGACTAGAAAAAAATATATGCAAGGTTTTGCAGCTGTCTTCCTTGGTGCAATTGCCTTTGTTTTGGTAATGAAAGTGATAATTCCTTCTTTTTCGCCTCTTCATGAGCATCCTCTCCTTGCCGGTGGTTCGAATCTCTATGGTTCAGGGTATGTCTCGCGGTTTGCGTGGCTGGGGACTTCTCTTGGCGAGATTCTCCATACTCTGTTTGCGAGGCCAATGTATGTACTAAAGACACTATGCACCCAAGACCGGGGAAGCTATTTGATGTTCCTTGGCTTTCCTCTAATGCTCCTTCCTTTTTTTACCCCGGTGCTTCTCATCAGTATCCCTACGATTGCTATTAACCTGTTAGATTCGACCGAGATGATGCACAGCCTGTTTTTTTACCATTCTGCAGTTGTTGCACCTGTCTTTTTTTTGGGAGCAGTTATGGTGTTAGAAAAAATCAAATATCGAAAGCCGCAATGGTCTTATCCGGTGTTGACTGGGATTGTAGGTATTTCGCTGATTATTCATTTAACCCAGGGATTGCTTCCCTATTCGGTGGCACCGCTGCGTTATTATTTGCAGGATTTTTATCCTCAGCAGCACTACAAGGAAGTTGCAGTAATAAAAAAAATTATTCCCCCGGATGCTTCTGTCTCGGTCCAGCAAAATCTTGGTATTTACTTTGCTCAACGCCTGGAAATATATCGCTTTCCCTTGAAGGCTGAAAGTGTCGATTATGTTGTTATGGACCTTACAAATAGCTATTATGGAGAGGTGAGCAAAGCACGATTTGATTATATGCTGCTTATCACCAGGCCGCAAATAGCCTGGAAGCTTTTTAGTTTAGTCGATAATAACAGCTATGGCGTTTATTATCATAAGGACGGATACCTGGTATTAAAAAAAGGCTATTATAATATCCATTCTCGACAAATACTGGAAAATATTATAAAAAACTTTTATAAAGCATAAGGATAAAGAACGTTTGGTCTGCAAATTATTTTAAGTATACTGAAAAAATAAGTTAGAATAGAGTTATGGAAAAAAAAGAAATACCCTTTATCTCAAGATTATTTTTACCTTCGATTTTTGATTTGATCGTGGTTCTTGTTTTTGTCATTATGTTTATGGCCCATCAGACAATGAAGGATTTTGACATGTGGTGGCACTTAAGGACAGGACAGGTCTTGCTTCAAGGCATATTCCCTACTACGGATATTTTTTCTTTTACTGCTTATGGCAAACCTTGGATTCTCCATGAATGGGGAAGTGAAGTGATTTTTTACCTCCTCAATAAAACGTTTGGAGCCGGAAGCATCATGCTGCTCAGGGCATTGCTGGCGGCATTTAGCCTGGGTATGGTTTTTAAGATTATGATGAGGAAAAGGATTGATATTTTTGTTGCTCTTTTTCTCACTATTATAACCTTGTTCGCTACTTCAAAAATATGGGGTGAGAGGCCTCATTTGTTTACTGTCCTGTTTTTGACGTTTCTAATATACCTGTATAACGAATATAAGTACTATAACAACAATAAAGTATTGCTTGTATTGCCGGTCCTTTTTATTGTCTGGATAAATCTGCATGGCGGGTATGTTATCGGCTTTATTTACTTGGGGGCCTGTATCGCTGCCGAAACCTTTAATAACCTTTTTCAATTTAATAAGGACGATGTATTTCCCCAATCCCGGATCAATCGTCTGATAGGGATTACGGCATTGTCTTTTCTCTGTACGTTTATCAATCCTAACACATATAGGGGTGTTCTTTATCCCTTGCTTTATGTCGGGGATAAAATGCCTGATTTTCATAAAATTATTCAGGAATGGATGGTCTCTTCCTGGGAAAACAGCAAGGATTTTGTTCTGGTATTCCTGTTTGTTATTTCTATGCTGTCTCTTTCATCGATCAGACCAAAGCTTGATGAACTCGCTCTGATCCTGGTCTTTGGCTATTTTGCGTTTTCGGCTCAGCGGCATGTTCCCTTGTTTGTTATCGTTGTCTTGCCGATTATTGCTCCCCAGGTCCAAGGGACGATGGCTCATTTTTTTGATAGCTTTTTTCAGGTTGCTCCGCACAAAGGGAAGCAGACAATTCAGAAAATAATCAATTATTTTAAGGACCGGTCGGATAATTTTGTTTGCCTGGAAGAAAAGCTAAGTATCCATGGGACTCTTGTTGTTTTTATCGCAATTGTGTCTTTTTTTGTTTTAAGCGGTAAGTTAGATAAACCCTTAGGTATCGGTATTGATAAAACAGTCTATCCTTATGAAGTCGTCGACTATTTGAAAACCAAGAAACTCAATGGAAATATGTTCAATCAGTATCGTTGGGGTGGGTATCTGATTTGGGAATTACCGGATAATAAGGTGTTTATTGATGGCCGGCTGGATATTTTTCAAAAGAAGGGGATGGATGAGTATTACAAAGTGATGGGTCTTCAAAATGGATGGGAAGAGGTTTTGAAAAAGTATAATATTAACTATATACTCGTTGATAAAGAGCAAACTATATCAAAATTTTTGCTCAGAGTAAGCAATGATTGGTTCCTGGAGAAAGAAGATAAAAAAGCCCTGCTTTTTTCGCGAAAATAATTAACAGGTAAAATGCTGTGGATGATAAAGAAATCCGACATATGAGACGTGTTGAGGATGATCATTGGTGGTTTCGGGCAAAGGATGAGTTTATTCTTCACAAGCTTATTCCTTTTAAACAATTGTCTGGCAACGTCTTGGACATGGGCTGTGGTACGGGAAGATTTTTGCATGTTCTTGAAACGTGTTTTTCTAATCATTTTAGCGATTATCAGCTTTTTGGCCTCGACATGTCCGATGCCTCGATCAATTATGCATCGGATCATTCGAAAGCCCTTATTGTAAAAGGGAATGCTGCTGTTACCGGATTCGCTGACAATTTTTTTTCTTTAGTGGTCACCTCAGATGTGCTTGAGCATCTTGAGGATGACGGAGCCGGGTTGAAAGAGATCTTTCGGATACTTTCACCAGGAGGTTATGTGGTGGTAACTGTGCCCGCATACCAGTGGTTATGGTCGGGTCATGACAAAGCTTTGTCTCATAAGCGAAGATATACCGGCACCTCACTTTCCTTTGCTATGAAAAAAAGTGGTTTTGCTCTTAAAAAGCTTGGATATTATTATGGGATACTATTTCCTTTGCTGCTCGTACTCAGATCATTTATAATAATAAAAGAAAAGATAACTGCTTTTAAAGAGAAAAATGGTACGTATATCGACCAGGTACTCCCTCCGTCAGTGATAAATAAGTTGCTGTACCGGGTGTGTGTTTTTGAGAGAGAATTCTGCGCAGTGCCTTTTGGCAGTACAGTTTATGCCGTTGCGCAAAAGGAAAAATAAATGAAGTTATCGATCGTAATTCCCACATACAATGAAGAATTGCGGATAGGTGCTACTATCAAAAAAGTAGTTTCCTATTTGAGCCGGACCACAATGGATGCAGAAATTATTGTTGTTGATGACGGCTCGATTGATGGGACTGTCGGCATTGTTTCTCTGCAATGCGATCCGGAGATTCCCATAATTATTCTTACTCAGGAAAAAAACAGCGGTAAGGGTGCTGCTGTCAGACGCGGTATGTTGCAAGCTGTAGGAGACCTGGTATTGTTTTCCGATGCTGACCTCTCTACCCCGATAGAAGAACTTGACCGATTTTTAGTTGAGATACAAAATGGCTGTGATATTGTTATTGGTTCCCGAGGCCTTGATTCTTCCCTTTTGGAAATCAGGCAGCCTTTTTATCGACAGCTTATGGGGAAAACCTTTAACAAACTTGTCCAATTACTCGTTTTTTCAGGGATTCAAGATACGCAGTGCGGGTTTAAATTATTCACTCGTAAAGCAGTGCTGGCATTATTTCCTAAACAGAGAATTATAAGCTTCGCTTTTGATGTTGAGATTCTGTATCTGGCAAGAAAGATGGGCTTTTGCATCAAAGAAGTACCTGTAACGTGGCGAAATGAAAAACATAGCCGCGTAAAAATTGTTAAGGATTCTCTCAAAATGCTCTTGTCTTTGCTTATAATTAAGACTACTCATAGATAAATAGCTTTATGTTAATAAGAAATATTCATTTGCCTTGTTATATTTATTAACTGTATGATAAAATTTTAAGTAAAGTCTAAGGTGGTGGAATGCTCTATTGGTTAACAAGAAGTTTTTGATTTTAGCTGTAATATTAGGTTTAATCACAACATTAGCAGTAAACCTTTATATAAAAAAACAAGTGAAAAATGTTAAGGAAGATATCCCTCAATTCCCGGTTGTTGTTGCTGCCATTAACATTAAGTCACGGGATGTTATCGTTGAGCAGATGGTTAGCCTCAAGTATCTTCCTAAGGAATATATTTTGCCGGATGCCGTTACTGTTACAAAAGATGCGATTGGCAAGGTAAATTCTTCGGTATTGATACCCGGTGAGCAACTTTTAAAATCAAAAATAAAAGAAAAAGGCTCATCGCTGGGACTATCTTTTAAAATTCCTCCGAATAAACGTGCTGTTTCGGTAAGAGTAGCTTCGGATGCCGGGATTGCAGGATTGATCCAGCCAGGAGATCTTGTTGATGTTCTTGTTACCTTCGAAGGGCTTGCGGGAGATGCTGGCGGTCCTCAAACAAGAACAATAACCGTATTGCAACAAGTAGAAATACTTGCCATAGATCAAACAACAGAATTTGTAGGCGATGAGAAGGATAAATCATCCGGGTATTCCGGAAATGCGGTAGTTACGTTTGCATTGTCTCTTGATGAAGCCGAAAGGTTGACATTGGCAAATGAAAAAGGCCGGCTTTCTTTGGCGCTACGGTCTTTTAACGATAAAGAGAATGTATATTCTCGCGGGGCAAACCTTAGCGAAGTTATCAGTGCTGGTACCGGAGGGTCTTCCCGGATATCAACACGGTCGACGGAGGACGTTGCAAGATTACTTAATTCATCGAACCAGCCTGTTTATAAACAACTACGAAAACCTGCGTCAAAGCCAGTCAGCCTCAAGGATTCGAACAAGAAAAAATATAAGGTAGAAGTCATAAAAGGTACGCAACAGAATGTTGTTATTTGGGATAATCCTTAAGATTGGAGGAAATAATTAACTCTTGATATCACGAATTGTCAGATATTTTTTATTATTTATTACCTTTATTATTTTAGGGTCAGCATTTGCTTACTGTGAAGATAACCCTGCTGTCTCAAAAAGAATCGCGTCTGATTTTGATGAGATCATGAAAGAAAATCTAATCTTTCAAGCAGTGAACCAAAAAGAGTACTTCTCCCCTTCAATAAAAGTGTTACAGGCTATGCTTGAGGAACTCGACGATAATCAAGGAGCTAAGTTTGTGACCCGTAACTATCTTACCCAGGGAGTTTTTGATTCGAGGACTAAGCAGGTTATATCAGCCTTTCAGATTGAATCTATGGGCATCAGCCCGGGAAAAGAGTTCATCGGTAATTTCGGAAGTACTACGCTTCAAGAACTTCGTCGCGTGCTTCGGTTCCAGAATAAAGCAGATGATATTATATCCTATATGAATAAAGCCGGTTTTGTTGTGGCAACCGATGATAT comes from the Candidatus Margulisiibacteriota bacterium genome and includes:
- a CDS encoding glycosyltransferase family 2 protein; translated protein: MKLSIVIPTYNEELRIGATIKKVVSYLSRTTMDAEIIVVDDGSIDGTVGIVSLQCDPEIPIIILTQEKNSGKGAAVRRGMLQAVGDLVLFSDADLSTPIEELDRFLVEIQNGCDIVIGSRGLDSSLLEIRQPFYRQLMGKTFNKLVQLLVFSGIQDTQCGFKLFTRKAVLALFPKQRIISFAFDVEILYLARKMGFCIKEVPVTWRNEKHSRVKIVKDSLKMLLSLLIIKTTHR
- the cpaB gene encoding Flp pilus assembly protein CpaB, whose protein sequence is MVNKKFLILAVILGLITTLAVNLYIKKQVKNVKEDIPQFPVVVAAINIKSRDVIVEQMVSLKYLPKEYILPDAVTVTKDAIGKVNSSVLIPGEQLLKSKIKEKGSSLGLSFKIPPNKRAVSVRVASDAGIAGLIQPGDLVDVLVTFEGLAGDAGGPQTRTITVLQQVEILAIDQTTEFVGDEKDKSSGYSGNAVVTFALSLDEAERLTLANEKGRLSLALRSFNDKENVYSRGANLSEVISAGTGGSSRISTRSTEDVARLLNSSNQPVYKQLRKPASKPVSLKDSNKKKYKVEVIKGTQQNVVIWDNP